From one Rhopalosiphum padi isolate XX-2018 chromosome 2, ASM2088224v1, whole genome shotgun sequence genomic stretch:
- the LOC132922164 gene encoding uncharacterized protein LOC132922164 has protein sequence MATTASVAAVAEMIEAGAFGPDGRFVSFALDEQNAENAHFASMILYGTVMIVDRDGRRQNHQLVFKFKHSSPDLRAFFKNDLQFYNEKLFYERIAPFLLMCYPPNDDDTHATTPAICRYFYGRNDCGELWHRDVVVLGNETVHGYQSAVTNHRLCLDFDHLVVAIRVLAKFHSLSYRAKNVDRDKFTDLMAKVKDTQWDDEGRWFIGRLEGLISVALDKLTVRRGDDQRAHRFQTELLADASDTLRRVMEPVEPLSVLCHGDFNRNNLMFKYDDDGRPVDALAYDMATVRYGSPAIDLSFFLYMNTDRQTRDDHWDALLDAYCETLAAAAGDVPVPDRGQLDVEMREHAFYGLAHTSFFLRMLLEEQKPIEPLKIIGMNDDEVLEFLLSYGGERATDWVADIVQHYLNTTYSEMSP, from the exons ATGGCGACGACGGCGAGTGTGGCTGCGGTAGCAGAAATGATCGAAGCCGGAGCGTTCGGACCGGACGGCCGTTTCGTTTCGTTCGCACTCGACGAACAGAACGCCGAAAATGCTCATTTCGCATCGATGATACTGTATGGGACCGTCATGATTGTAGACCGTGATGGCCGCCGCCAAAACCATCAGCTCGTGTTCAAGTTCAAGCACTCGTCTCCCGATTTGCGGGCGTTTTTCAAGAACGACCTACAGTTCTACAACGAGAAATTATTCTATGAACGGATCGCACCCTTTCTGTTGATGTGCTACCCGCCAAATGACGACGACACGCATGCAACAACGCCAGCGATTTGTCGTTACTTTTACGGGCGTAACGATTGTGGTGAACTATGGCACCGGGACGTGGTAGTCTTGGGAAACGAGACCGTTCACGGATACCAGTCGGCAGTCACAAACCATCGGTTGTGTTTGGATTTCGATCACCTGGTCGTGGCGATCAGAGTTCTAGCAAA ATTTCATAGTTTGTCGTACAGAGCCAAAAATGTAGATCGTGACAAGTTTACAGATCTGATGGCAAAGGTGAAGGATACGCAGTGGGACGACGAAGGCCGTTGGTTTATAGGAAGACTCGAAGGATTAATTTCTGTTGCTCTAGACAAACTAACGGTACGTCGCGGCGACGACCAGCGTGCGCACCGGTTTCAGACGGAACTGTTGGCCGACGCATCAGACACGTTGAGACGTGTTATGGAACCTGTCGAACCTCTGTCCGTCCTGTGTCACGGCGATTTCAACCGAAACAACCTGATGTTTAAGTACGACGACGATGGCCGGCCGGTGGACGCGCTGGCGTACGACATGGCCACCGTACGGTATGGGTCGCCGGCGATCGACTTGTCCTTTTTCTTGTACATGAACACGGACCGTCAGACTCGGGACGATCACTGGGACGCACTGTTGGACGCGTATTGCGAGACgttggccgccgccgccggtgaCGTCCCTGTTCCGGACCGCGGCCAACTGGATGTCGAAATGCGCGAGCACGCGTTCTACGGGTTGGCGCACACGTCGTTCTTTCTGCGGATGTTGTTGGAGGAACAGAAACCGATCGAACCGTTGAAGATCATCGGAATGAACGACGATGAAGTGTTGGAATTTCTGTTATCGTATGGTGGTGAACGGGCTACCGATTGGGTGGCTGACATCGTCCAACACTATTTGAACACGACGTACTCCGAAATGTCACCCTGa
- the LOC132922032 gene encoding uncharacterized protein LOC132922032, which translates to MTNTTTAAATVAEMIEAGVFGPGGRFVSFALDGQHDGQNQFASSILYGTVTVGDRDCHQQSHRLVFKFKHTVPEVKEFLKNDQQFHNEILFYEQIIPFLLDCCSQKDGGEDATPMLCHYYYGRNNYGDLANRDIIVLENETIRGYGAAVTDHKLCLDFEHLIVAIRALAKFHSLSYRAKHVDRDKFTDLVTKVKDTQWNDDGQWLVIDKGLGGLLSVAVDKVIEHRGDDRRAHRFQTELLADAPATLRRVMEPVEPLSVLCHGDFNRNNLMFKYDDDGRPVDALAYDMATVRYGSPAIDLSFFLYMNTDRQTRDDHWDALLDAYCETLAAAAGDVPVPDRGQLDVEMREHAFYGLAHASFFLRIMLEEQKPIAPLEFINMTFDEVKDLLLSFGGERATDWVADTVQHYLDTSFAET; encoded by the exons ATGACTAACACGACAACAGCAGCGGCGACGGTCGCTGAAATGATCGAAGCCGGAGTGTTTGGACCCGGTGGTCGGTTCGTGTCGTTCGCGTTGGACGGCCAGCACGACGGGCAGAATCAGTTCGCGTCGTCCATACTGTACGGGACGGTTACGGTAGGCGATCGCGACTGTCACCAGCAAAGCCATCGACTCGTGTTCAAGTTCAAGCACACTGTGCCCGAGGTGAAAGAGTTTCTCAAAAATGACCAGCAGTTCCACAACGAAATCCTGTTCTACGAACAGATCATACCATTCTTGTTGGATTGCTGCTCGCAGAAGGACGGCGGTGAGGACGCGACTCCAATGCTCTGTCATTACTATTACGGACGCAACAATTACGGTGACTTGGCGAATCGGGACATTATTGTCTTGGAAAACGAAACCATACGTGGATATGGGGCCGCAGTGACCGACCATAAGTTGTGTTTAGATTTCGAACACCTAATCGTGGCGATCAGAGCTCTAGCAAA GTTCCACAGTTTGTCGTACAGAGCCAAGCACGTGGATCGTGACAAGTTCACGGATCTGGTGACCAAAGTGAAGGATACTCAGTGGAATGATGACGGGCAGTGGCTTGTAATAGACAAAGGACTTGGAGGGTTACTTTCTGTGGCTGTTGACAAGGTAATAGAGCATCGCGGAGACGACCGACGTGCGCACCGGTTTCAGACGGAACTGTTGGCCGACGCGCCAGCCACGTTGAGACGTGTGATGGAACCTGTCGAACCTCTGTCCGTCCTGTGTCACGGCGATTTCAACCGTAACAACCTGATGTTTAAGTACGACGACGATGGCCGGCCGGTGGACGCGCTGGCGTACGACATGGCCACCGTACGGTATGGGTCGCCGGCGATCGACTTGTCCTTTTTCTTGTACATGAACACGGACCGTCAGACTCGGGACGATCACTGGGACGCACTGTTGGACGCGTATTGCGAGACgttggccgccgccgccggtgaTGTCCCTGTTCCGGACCGCGGCCAACTGGATGTCGAAATGCGCGAGCACGCGTTCTACGGGTTGGCGCACGCGTCGTTTTTCCTGCGGATCATGTTGGAAGAACAAAAACCGATCGCACCACTGGAGTTCATCAATATGACCTTCGATGAGGTAAAGGATCTCTTGTTGTCGTTTGGTGGTGAACGGGCTACCGATTGGGTGGCCGACACCGTCCAACACTATTTGGATACGTCGTTTGCCGAAACGTGA